A region from the Stutzerimonas stutzeri genome encodes:
- a CDS encoding ion transporter, whose translation MDNEALRSMGWRERLYVIIFFTNTSAGRRFDTWLLVIIFASLVVVLLDSVASYREHYGALMAGLEWGFTAIFAIEYLLRIYCHPEPRKYIFSFYGAIDLLSVLPAFIALVLPDSQYLIVVRAIRMLRVFRVLALTHYLSQATFLLVALRGSKQKIVVFLLSVTTMVLIFGTLMYVIEGPENGFTSIPMSIYWAVVTITTVGFGDIVPQTALGKAVAALTMITGYSIIAVPTGIFTAELATAMRSDSLQHRCPTCEKLSHEPNAAFCSRCGTQLFQQAAAEDN comes from the coding sequence ATGGACAATGAAGCCCTCCGCTCGATGGGCTGGCGCGAGCGCCTCTACGTCATCATCTTCTTCACCAATACCTCGGCAGGCAGACGCTTCGATACCTGGCTGCTCGTCATCATCTTCGCGAGCCTGGTGGTGGTGTTGCTCGACAGCGTCGCGAGCTATCGGGAACATTACGGCGCGCTGATGGCAGGCCTGGAATGGGGCTTCACCGCGATATTCGCCATCGAATACCTGCTGCGCATCTATTGCCATCCGGAGCCGCGAAAGTACATCTTCAGCTTTTACGGGGCCATCGACCTGTTGTCCGTTTTGCCGGCCTTCATCGCACTGGTTCTGCCTGACTCCCAGTACCTGATCGTTGTGCGTGCGATCCGTATGCTGCGGGTATTCCGCGTGCTGGCCCTGACGCATTACCTGAGCCAGGCCACTTTTCTGCTGGTGGCGCTACGCGGCAGCAAGCAGAAGATCGTGGTGTTCCTGCTCAGCGTGACCACCATGGTGCTGATCTTCGGCACGCTCATGTATGTGATCGAGGGCCCGGAGAACGGCTTTACCAGCATTCCGATGAGCATCTATTGGGCCGTGGTGACCATCACCACGGTGGGTTTCGGCGATATCGTCCCGCAGACAGCGCTGGGCAAAGCCGTGGCGGCCCTGACGATGATCACTGGCTACTCGATCATCGCGGTGCCGACCGGCATCTTCACCGCAGAGCTGGCCACCGCCATGCGGTCCGACAGCCTTCAGCACCGCTGCCCGACGTGCGAAAAACTCAGCCATGAGCCCAATGCGGCGTTCTGCAGCCGTTGCGGCACGCAGTTGTTCCAGCAGGCCGCCGCCGAGGACAACTGA